From Pseudoxanthomonas sp. YR558, the proteins below share one genomic window:
- a CDS encoding tryptophan halogenase family protein — translation MTATHNRITSVVVVGGGSAGWMAATALATYLGKQASIRLVESEEIGIVGVGEASVPYMKQFNAGLLGINEFDFVARTQGTFKLGIQFNDWDRIGDSYIHGFGKIGQGVGPLPFHQFWLKLFLAGRAPPIGDYSLATVAAPLGKFMSSPANAPMESPLADIAYAYHFDAGLYAAFLRGLAESRGVQRIEGKITGVQQRGEDGFVEAVVLESGERVEGELFIDCSGFRGLLIEQTLGTGYNDWTHWLPCDRAMAVPCATMGPPTPYTRATALSAGWQWRIPLQSRVGNGYVYSSEHISDDEAAATLLANLDGRALADPRPLRFTTGVRKKLWNKNVVALGLASGFMEPLESTSIYLAQSGIQRLLGLFPNRGFDPLLARQFNEESAFEYESTRDFLILHYCATRRNDSTFWDYCRTMSIPDTLRHKIDMFRNGGRYFRSGDEFFALPSWVQVMLGQGIVPASYHPIVDDMPEQALVDHVERVRRSLAMCAAEMPSHQAFIDRHCKALAM, via the coding sequence ATGACGGCCACCCACAATCGCATCACGTCCGTCGTCGTCGTGGGAGGTGGCAGTGCGGGCTGGATGGCCGCTACCGCGCTGGCCACGTACCTGGGCAAGCAGGCATCGATCCGCCTCGTTGAATCCGAGGAGATCGGAATCGTCGGCGTCGGCGAGGCCAGCGTTCCCTACATGAAGCAGTTCAACGCCGGGCTGTTGGGCATCAACGAGTTCGATTTCGTCGCCCGCACCCAGGGGACATTCAAGCTGGGCATCCAGTTCAATGACTGGGACCGCATCGGCGACTCCTACATCCACGGCTTCGGCAAGATCGGCCAGGGCGTCGGGCCGCTGCCCTTCCACCAGTTCTGGCTCAAGCTCTTCCTCGCGGGCCGCGCCCCGCCGATTGGCGACTATTCGCTGGCTACGGTGGCCGCGCCGCTGGGAAAGTTCATGTCCAGCCCCGCCAACGCGCCGATGGAATCGCCGCTGGCCGACATTGCCTACGCCTACCATTTCGATGCCGGACTCTACGCGGCCTTCTTGCGCGGACTGGCGGAAAGCAGAGGGGTGCAGCGCATCGAGGGAAAGATCACCGGCGTGCAGCAGCGTGGCGAGGATGGCTTCGTCGAAGCCGTGGTGCTCGAGAGCGGAGAGCGGGTAGAGGGCGAGCTGTTCATCGATTGCTCCGGCTTCCGCGGCCTGTTGATCGAACAGACCTTGGGGACCGGCTACAACGACTGGACGCACTGGCTGCCCTGCGATCGGGCCATGGCGGTACCGTGCGCCACGATGGGGCCACCCACGCCATACACCCGCGCCACCGCGCTTTCCGCAGGATGGCAATGGCGCATTCCGCTGCAGAGCCGGGTCGGCAACGGCTACGTCTACTCCAGCGAACACATCAGCGACGACGAAGCCGCGGCCACGCTGCTGGCGAATCTCGACGGCCGCGCCCTCGCCGATCCACGCCCGTTGCGCTTCACCACCGGTGTGCGCAAGAAGCTGTGGAACAAGAACGTCGTGGCTCTCGGCCTTGCCAGCGGGTTCATGGAACCGCTGGAATCCACCAGCATCTACCTGGCGCAGTCGGGGATCCAGCGCCTGCTCGGCTTGTTCCCGAACCGGGGTTTCGATCCGCTGCTCGCGCGCCAGTTCAATGAGGAATCCGCGTTCGAGTACGAAAGTACCCGTGATTTCCTGATACTCCACTACTGCGCTACGCGGCGGAACGACAGTACGTTCTGGGACTACTGCAGGACGATGTCCATTCCCGACACCTTGCGTCACAAGATCGACATGTTCCGGAACGGAGGTCGGTACTTCCGCAGCGGTGACGAATTCTTCGCGCTGCCCAGCTGGGTCCAGGTGATGCTCGGTCAAGGCATCGTTCCCGCCAGTTACCATCCGATCGTCGACGACATGCCGGAACAGGCGCTCGTCGATCATGTCGAGCGCGTGCGTCGGTCCCTGGCAATGTGCGCGGCGGAGATGCCGTCGCATCAGGCATTCATCGATAGGCACTGCAAGGCGCTGGCGATGTGA
- a CDS encoding SdrD B-like domain-containing protein: MKQSGPAAGVAARVCAKSELPQRHALQWQAPKRSSWRRLAFLALCCLAPAAWGADLQISNLSDTGYDPTPVGGPVVYHVVVENGDIDTVSNAVALFDLPVGATPGTLPAFCTSLGGSPVRIRCDIPTLTQAASSAAFDIQMNTAGMTAGTVQIHGAVGFSGTLPGAGEALNALPPTHPFYGSDSDTDNNHLSQGTTLQQSGDLRLTKSATPSPVIGGGEVTYTLQVFNDGPDASAGFNVVDTLPAGVSLVPGSFLGSGWTFNAGTMTATHAGSLASGTSSSFTFRAKVNVGSGNVTNAAVVNAGAMPDPNVGNNTADVTTPVTPGADLMISKSANPAPAIAGEPITFNIQVRNLGPSAATNPRWTDTLPAGFTVTGGNQPAGWACTTSAGDTVRGCTLAGDLAVGAIVNFTIEAMVPSNGANSSGNVTNTATVASDTADPVSTNNTGSTTFSVVPDGADLGLAKSKAPALVAIWPGTGDDSDSRMTSTIAVHNYGPRAATGNVRVVDTLAPGEEYVSGGNAGEWTCSVAPPVWNSGGPTQVVTCDLDASRYPLARNQDAPDLRIITRARTADIALTNNACTGGSGGSLEPLTGSIDEDRNTTNDCAGDGTRTTNDRVDLQIEKWTNAPGAGDNTIAVGTDSFTYTLRVTNLAITDAVPATGIVVNDTLPGFVPASNGLPSTGISVNAPAGWNCPVNGASIVCRSNTTALNPGAFADIVITVSRPLFDSVGQSPGSCGVGAPASGAFCNIAGVAVDPAVADSVGEVNGANNQASDWVRIEREANIRTTAKNITTGNVGRAGVNSQYVMSYLNEGTAAVPGVVFRDTFTIPANDAGFVLVSATRTPGTVACTATPAGGLTATNTAGGMSYANPTGAPLQLAIDCPALNMAHRQSEDMRVTIRPNVNSGNNPTGRQFDNTAGFSIAGGATGSDANGAFDYNTDTSVADDQKTASLTFQQGVADLIVNKTDLGFTGGVDPLGYDALNPANNLITYRISVRNVGPSVATNVRIQDTYRVPNGRQVRFMGIAPGPIGGPSAGFSTAGCTVTSVNPFTGTGTTPGDTGLSIECDVPGAGFGASDTAGILGVNATSYIYVQYRYETPPGASGDTARNYVTVGGAELDLNTADNSVDEQTSIRARADVGVTKHVFTDLPSSDPDVALPASPATTVALRQPFYWVIEGANNGPGASLSRDRTGTSPLNGTGTVITDTLPAGLEILGSTTWQKKGPLPGGDEQPNGTGQCTAAGLALTCRLGDMTVTGKVRVIIPVRWTTYPGATAQINTTSITTEQVDPNPTNNTGTEDILVTRSSLAGVVFQDRNRAGANGGTHQGTATEPGIAGVTITLTGTDAYGNPVNRTTTTDANGAYSFANLSPADATGYTLTQTQPAGYVNGPIDPPTAGGSAPSLGGTYVAGAPNSAISAIAVGASQAGVRYNFPEVRRPSLSGFVYVDGNFNNVRDGGDGAIANATVELLNAATGVVITTAQTNASGAYSFANLDPLVVYTLREVLPAGTYQNRPTAVNAGLIGGVACATGCTPGTGVAGDAATTDRISTIDLGAGTDGTVFNFGEDAVAGISGSVYVDRNGNGDFDAGDAGTTNSRPNGGLQGVTVTLTGAGADGIFGNGDDPAPVVLQTDATGAYQFTGLVVGQNYRVTETQPAGYGNGTEHPTNVIDVAALPSVGVSGRDFGETLGSLAGAVYEDFSTTAANNDNGSFDGGENPIANATITLTGTDVLGHPVNVTVQTDASGAYVFRDLLPPTGSYTITETQPVGYIDGRHTPGNAATPGTATTSNVIDGIVITEGQAATGYLFGELANAIISGTVYLDRDDDGGQDAGESGLPGVTVVIEGAGPDGVFGTPDDLPPVTLTTDASGGYSYGGAITGQNYRIVETQPTGLANGQENPTNTITVTNLPASGSSGNDFGERAAALSGNVWLDANNNGVRDAGENGIAGVSVSLPAGTVDALGNAVIAIVTDANGNYRFDDLLAGTYTVSEQAAQPVVGGVTTINGSTVAGTVGGSASGTATPVATVPSAVAGIVLPAGGASINNNFGETLGVALSGRVFFDANNDGLQSGAAETGIDGVTITLTGTDDTGASVSLSTTTDANGDYAFEGLRPGTYTVTEPTQPTGTSNGQTVAGTIGGTPSGTATPITTVPSAISAIDLTTPGANSVGNNFGEIPLNSSIGGRVWRDTDNDGVVDPSEAGIGNVVVRLTGTDLAGNTITREVTTQPDGTYAFTELPPGTYTITEPEQPTGTLNGITNAGTGGGTATPPTSTPSVISGITLGVGEDVTGNDFGEVPAGAISGRVYNDGNNNGAIDTGEGGYANVQVVLTGTDDLGQTVNVTVTTDADGRYRFDDLRPGTYTVTEPTQPPETLNGITSAGTIDGTAVGTATPVTTTPSAISGIVLPPGGASIDNNFGEIGDSPDLVVSKTATPAIFTVNNTATYTLRVRNIGQQPSAGEYVVEDRLPAGLTLAATPVGAGWTCTGALGDDRFRCASSTVIGAGVTSADTIVASVRVAATAATGTPVNNAVIVEGGGENEFRTPTPDERADFEGNPGDLPVCDPAITQNACRLPTPVQLSASVSGTVWFDQGSDFGRIDGGDRRLSGWVVEVVNGNGQVVGTTTTGADGSYSIADQVPGIPLSIRFRDPATGVVWGLPVSGETIAGPPVPCDAASAIANGTASSCRSSDGGSTHLSVVLAPGANLPQQSLPLNPGGVVYDATTRTPVPGSRVTLTPIGTCAGYSPEQHVLNAALGGYTVQGTSVSMRVGAEGFYQFLLGPDAPASCRFQLAVTPPAGYTFESGMIPAETSPLTPPSTPGEGYPVQTNATAPTGPVGTSTTYYLELTLGSGVAVPVHNHIPLDPQIAPGLVITKTGDRKTVEVGDSLVYTITIRQTAGASMGTVNVIDRLPHGFTFIDGTARVDNAGIANPLGKPGPTLVFDVGPLAVGQQKVLTYRVRVGVGSQQGDGINRARAWGCSIDGGCVDPTTLTPYPNGGVVPSNPAEYRVIVSGGVFADEGCVLGKIFVDCNVNHVQDKEELGIPGVRMYFEDGTWMVSDVEGKYSYCGLPPKSHTLKVDPSTLPVGSRLTTSSNRNLGDADSLFIDLKNGELHRADFIEGSCSNPVIEQVKARRTQGEIRAPETERNQQPLRFESKPARAPQQGTDSANQRPIVDPRPTTSGPTSTDGARNGEMQP, encoded by the coding sequence ATGAAGCAGTCTGGCCCGGCGGCAGGTGTCGCTGCGCGCGTATGTGCGAAATCTGAATTACCCCAGCGGCACGCTCTGCAATGGCAGGCACCGAAGCGCTCGTCCTGGCGACGACTGGCCTTCCTGGCACTGTGCTGCCTGGCGCCTGCTGCCTGGGGCGCGGACCTGCAGATCAGCAACCTATCCGATACCGGCTACGACCCGACCCCGGTAGGCGGCCCCGTCGTCTATCACGTGGTGGTGGAGAACGGCGACATCGATACGGTGTCGAATGCCGTTGCCTTGTTCGATCTGCCGGTGGGCGCGACGCCCGGCACGCTGCCCGCGTTCTGCACGAGCCTCGGCGGTTCGCCGGTGCGGATCCGTTGCGACATCCCGACCTTGACGCAGGCCGCGTCGTCGGCCGCCTTCGACATCCAGATGAACACCGCCGGGATGACGGCCGGCACCGTGCAGATCCATGGCGCAGTGGGCTTCTCCGGCACGCTGCCCGGTGCAGGTGAAGCGCTCAACGCGTTGCCGCCTACGCACCCCTTCTATGGCAGCGACAGCGACACCGACAACAACCACCTGAGCCAGGGCACCACCCTGCAGCAGTCGGGCGACCTGCGGCTGACCAAGTCGGCGACGCCGTCGCCGGTGATCGGCGGCGGTGAGGTCACCTACACGTTGCAGGTGTTCAACGATGGCCCCGATGCGTCGGCTGGCTTCAATGTCGTCGATACGTTGCCGGCCGGCGTCAGCCTGGTGCCGGGCAGCTTCCTCGGGTCGGGCTGGACGTTCAACGCCGGCACGATGACGGCGACGCACGCCGGATCACTCGCCAGCGGCACCAGCAGTTCCTTCACTTTTCGCGCGAAGGTCAACGTCGGCAGTGGCAACGTCACCAACGCGGCGGTGGTCAACGCCGGTGCGATGCCCGATCCGAACGTGGGCAACAACACGGCGGATGTGACCACGCCGGTGACGCCCGGCGCCGACCTGATGATCAGCAAGAGCGCCAATCCGGCGCCGGCGATCGCGGGCGAGCCGATCACGTTCAACATCCAGGTCCGCAACCTGGGCCCCAGCGCGGCCACTAACCCCCGCTGGACCGACACGTTGCCTGCCGGATTCACCGTCACCGGCGGCAACCAGCCCGCGGGTTGGGCCTGCACCACGAGTGCGGGCGACACCGTGCGCGGCTGTACGCTTGCCGGCGATCTCGCGGTGGGCGCGATCGTGAACTTCACCATCGAGGCGATGGTGCCGTCCAACGGTGCCAACAGCAGCGGCAACGTGACCAACACGGCCACGGTGGCCTCTGACACGGCGGATCCCGTGTCCACGAACAACACCGGCAGCACCACCTTCAGCGTGGTGCCCGACGGCGCCGACCTGGGCCTAGCGAAGAGCAAGGCGCCGGCCCTGGTCGCGATCTGGCCCGGCACCGGCGACGACAGCGACAGCCGCATGACGTCCACCATCGCCGTCCACAACTACGGTCCGCGTGCGGCCACCGGCAACGTGCGCGTCGTGGATACGCTGGCGCCGGGCGAGGAATACGTCAGCGGCGGCAACGCGGGCGAATGGACCTGTTCAGTGGCGCCGCCCGTCTGGAATTCGGGTGGCCCGACCCAGGTCGTCACCTGCGATCTGGATGCCTCGCGCTATCCGCTGGCGAGGAACCAGGATGCGCCCGACCTGCGCATCATCACGCGCGCGCGCACCGCCGACATCGCCCTGACGAACAACGCCTGCACCGGCGGTTCGGGCGGTTCGCTCGAACCGCTCACCGGCAGCATCGACGAAGACCGCAACACGACCAACGATTGCGCGGGCGATGGCACGCGCACCACCAACGATCGCGTCGACCTGCAGATCGAGAAGTGGACCAACGCGCCCGGCGCGGGCGACAACACCATCGCGGTCGGCACCGACAGCTTTACCTACACGCTGCGCGTGACCAACCTGGCGATCACCGACGCGGTGCCCGCCACCGGCATCGTGGTCAACGACACGCTGCCGGGCTTCGTACCGGCGTCGAACGGCCTGCCCAGCACGGGCATCTCCGTCAATGCGCCGGCCGGCTGGAACTGTCCCGTCAACGGCGCGTCGATCGTCTGCCGGTCGAATACGACCGCGCTGAATCCGGGCGCGTTCGCCGACATCGTCATCACCGTCTCGCGGCCGCTGTTCGACAGCGTCGGCCAGAGCCCGGGCAGCTGCGGTGTAGGCGCGCCCGCATCGGGCGCGTTCTGCAACATCGCCGGCGTCGCGGTGGATCCGGCCGTTGCGGATTCGGTGGGCGAGGTCAACGGCGCCAACAACCAGGCCAGCGACTGGGTGCGCATCGAGCGCGAAGCGAACATCCGCACGACCGCCAAGAACATCACCACCGGCAACGTCGGCCGCGCCGGCGTGAACAGCCAGTACGTGATGTCGTACCTCAATGAAGGCACCGCCGCCGTGCCCGGCGTGGTCTTCCGCGACACCTTCACGATTCCGGCCAACGATGCCGGCTTCGTGCTGGTTTCGGCGACGCGCACGCCGGGCACCGTGGCGTGCACCGCCACGCCGGCGGGCGGCCTGACCGCCACCAACACGGCCGGTGGCATGTCGTATGCCAACCCGACCGGTGCGCCGCTGCAACTGGCGATCGACTGCCCTGCGCTGAACATGGCGCATCGGCAGAGCGAAGACATGCGGGTGACTATCCGCCCGAACGTCAACAGCGGCAACAATCCGACCGGTCGGCAATTCGACAACACGGCGGGCTTCAGCATCGCCGGTGGCGCGACGGGTAGCGATGCCAACGGTGCCTTCGACTACAACACCGACACCTCGGTCGCGGACGACCAGAAGACCGCGTCGCTGACCTTCCAGCAGGGCGTGGCCGACCTGATCGTCAACAAGACGGATCTCGGGTTCACCGGCGGCGTCGATCCGCTGGGCTACGACGCCCTGAATCCTGCCAATAACCTGATCACCTACCGCATCTCGGTGCGGAACGTGGGGCCGTCGGTCGCGACGAACGTCAGGATCCAGGACACCTACCGCGTGCCCAACGGCCGCCAGGTGCGCTTCATGGGCATCGCGCCCGGTCCGATCGGCGGTCCGTCCGCCGGCTTCAGCACGGCGGGTTGCACGGTCACTTCGGTGAATCCGTTCACCGGCACCGGCACGACGCCGGGCGACACGGGACTGAGCATCGAATGCGACGTGCCCGGTGCGGGCTTCGGTGCGAGCGACACCGCCGGCATCCTCGGCGTGAACGCGACCAGCTACATCTACGTGCAGTACCGCTACGAAACGCCGCCGGGTGCGAGCGGCGATACCGCCCGCAACTACGTCACCGTGGGCGGCGCCGAGCTCGATCTCAACACGGCCGACAACAGCGTCGACGAGCAGACTTCGATCCGCGCACGCGCCGACGTGGGCGTGACCAAGCATGTGTTCACCGATCTTCCGAGCAGTGATCCCGATGTGGCGTTGCCGGCATCGCCGGCAACCACGGTCGCGTTGCGCCAGCCGTTCTACTGGGTGATCGAAGGCGCGAACAACGGTCCCGGCGCCAGCCTGTCGCGCGACCGCACCGGCACCAGTCCGTTGAACGGCACCGGTACCGTGATCACCGATACCTTGCCCGCCGGCCTGGAAATCCTCGGCAGCACGACCTGGCAGAAGAAGGGACCCTTGCCGGGCGGGGATGAGCAGCCCAACGGTACGGGCCAATGCACGGCCGCAGGCCTGGCGCTGACCTGCCGCCTCGGCGATATGACGGTGACCGGCAAGGTGCGCGTGATCATTCCCGTGCGCTGGACGACGTACCCGGGTGCCACGGCGCAGATCAACACCACCAGCATCACCACCGAGCAGGTGGATCCGAACCCGACGAACAACACGGGCACGGAAGACATCCTCGTCACCCGCTCGTCGCTGGCAGGCGTGGTGTTCCAGGATCGCAATCGCGCGGGCGCCAACGGCGGCACGCACCAGGGCACCGCGACCGAGCCCGGCATCGCTGGCGTGACCATTACGCTGACCGGTACCGACGCGTACGGCAACCCAGTCAACCGCACCACGACCACCGACGCCAACGGCGCCTACAGCTTCGCCAACCTGTCGCCGGCCGACGCGACCGGCTACACGCTGACGCAGACGCAGCCTGCGGGCTACGTCAACGGCCCGATCGATCCGCCGACCGCGGGCGGCAGTGCGCCGTCGCTGGGCGGAACGTATGTGGCAGGCGCGCCGAACTCGGCGATCAGCGCGATCGCCGTCGGCGCGAGCCAGGCCGGCGTGCGCTACAACTTCCCGGAAGTGCGCCGTCCTTCGCTGTCCGGCTTCGTCTACGTCGATGGCAACTTCAACAACGTGCGCGACGGCGGCGATGGCGCCATCGCCAACGCCACGGTCGAACTGCTGAACGCGGCCACCGGCGTGGTCATCACCACCGCACAGACCAACGCGAGCGGCGCGTACAGCTTCGCCAACCTGGATCCGCTGGTCGTCTACACGCTGCGCGAAGTCCTGCCGGCCGGCACCTACCAGAACCGTCCGACCGCGGTGAACGCCGGGCTGATCGGCGGCGTCGCGTGCGCCACCGGCTGTACGCCGGGCACGGGCGTGGCCGGCGATGCCGCCACCACCGACCGCATCAGCACCATCGATCTCGGCGCGGGCACCGACGGCACCGTGTTCAACTTCGGCGAAGACGCCGTGGCCGGCATCAGCGGCAGCGTCTACGTCGACCGCAACGGCAACGGCGACTTCGATGCGGGCGATGCCGGCACGACGAACTCGCGGCCGAACGGCGGCCTGCAGGGCGTCACCGTCACGCTGACCGGCGCGGGCGCCGACGGCATCTTCGGCAACGGCGACGATCCTGCGCCGGTGGTGCTGCAGACCGATGCCACCGGTGCCTACCAGTTCACCGGCCTGGTGGTCGGCCAGAACTACCGCGTCACCGAGACGCAGCCCGCGGGCTACGGCAACGGCACCGAGCACCCCACCAACGTCATCGACGTCGCCGCGTTGCCCTCGGTCGGCGTCTCCGGCCGCGACTTCGGCGAAACGCTGGGATCGCTGGCGGGCGCGGTGTACGAAGACTTCTCGACTACGGCGGCGAACAACGACAACGGCAGCTTCGATGGCGGCGAGAATCCGATTGCCAACGCCACGATCACGCTGACCGGCACCGACGTACTCGGCCATCCGGTCAATGTCACCGTGCAGACCGACGCCAGCGGTGCCTATGTGTTCCGCGACCTGCTGCCGCCGACCGGCAGCTACACGATCACCGAGACCCAGCCGGTCGGTTACATCGATGGCCGGCACACGCCGGGCAACGCGGCGACGCCGGGCACGGCGACCACGTCGAACGTCATCGACGGCATCGTCATCACCGAGGGCCAGGCGGCCACCGGTTACCTGTTCGGCGAACTCGCCAACGCCATCATCAGCGGCACGGTCTACCTGGATCGCGACGATGACGGCGGCCAGGATGCGGGCGAGTCCGGCCTTCCGGGCGTGACCGTGGTGATCGAGGGTGCGGGCCCGGATGGGGTGTTCGGCACGCCGGACGACCTGCCGCCGGTCACGCTCACGACGGACGCGAGCGGCGGCTACAGCTATGGCGGTGCGATCACCGGCCAGAACTACCGCATCGTCGAGACGCAGCCGACCGGCCTGGCGAACGGCCAGGAAAACCCGACCAACACCATCACCGTCACGAACCTGCCGGCGAGCGGTTCCAGCGGCAACGACTTCGGCGAACGCGCGGCAGCGCTGTCCGGCAACGTGTGGCTGGATGCGAACAACAACGGCGTGCGCGATGCGGGCGAGAACGGCATCGCCGGCGTCAGCGTCTCGTTGCCCGCGGGCACCGTGGATGCGCTGGGCAATGCGGTCATCGCGATCGTGACCGACGCCAACGGCAACTACCGTTTCGACGACCTGCTGGCCGGTACCTACACCGTCAGCGAACAGGCGGCCCAGCCCGTGGTCGGCGGCGTGACCACGATCAACGGCTCCACCGTGGCCGGCACCGTCGGCGGCAGCGCCAGCGGCACCGCCACGCCGGTCGCGACCGTGCCCAGCGCGGTCGCCGGCATCGTGCTGCCCGCGGGTGGCGCGTCGATCAACAACAACTTCGGCGAAACGCTCGGCGTGGCGCTGTCGGGCCGCGTCTTCTTCGATGCGAACAACGACGGCCTGCAGTCGGGTGCGGCCGAGACCGGCATCGATGGCGTGACCATCACGCTGACCGGCACCGACGACACCGGCGCGAGTGTCTCGCTCAGCACCACCACCGACGCCAACGGCGACTATGCGTTCGAAGGCCTGCGTCCGGGCACCTACACGGTGACCGAACCGACGCAGCCGACCGGTACCAGCAACGGACAGACCGTCGCCGGCACCATCGGCGGGACGCCGTCGGGCACCGCCACGCCGATCACCACCGTGCCCAGCGCGATCAGTGCGATCGATCTGACGACGCCCGGTGCGAACTCGGTGGGCAACAACTTCGGCGAGATCCCGCTGAACAGTTCGATCGGCGGCCGCGTGTGGCGCGATACCGACAACGACGGCGTCGTCGATCCGTCGGAAGCAGGCATCGGCAATGTCGTCGTGCGCCTGACCGGCACCGACCTGGCCGGCAACACGATCACCCGCGAAGTGACCACGCAGCCGGACGGCACCTACGCCTTCACCGAGCTGCCGCCGGGTACGTACACCATCACCGAGCCCGAGCAGCCCACCGGCACGCTCAACGGCATCACCAACGCCGGCACCGGTGGCGGCACTGCGACGCCGCCGACCTCTACGCCATCCGTCATCAGCGGCATCACCCTGGGCGTGGGCGAGGACGTCACCGGCAACGACTTCGGCGAAGTCCCGGCCGGCGCGATCAGCGGCCGCGTCTACAACGACGGCAACAACAACGGCGCCATCGACACGGGCGAGGGCGGCTACGCGAACGTGCAGGTGGTGCTGACCGGCACCGACGACCTCGGCCAGACGGTGAACGTCACCGTCACCACCGATGCCGACGGCCGTTACCGCTTCGACGACCTGCGCCCGGGCACGTACACCGTGACCGAACCGACGCAGCCGCCGGAAACGCTCAACGGGATCACCAGCGCCGGCACCATCGACGGCACGGCCGTCGGCACCGCCACGCCGGTGACGACCACGCCGTCGGCGATCAGCGGCATCGTGCTGCCGCCGGGTGGCGCGTCGATCGACAATAACTTCGGCGAGATCGGCGATTCGCCCGACCTGGTGGTCAGCAAGACCGCCACGCCGGCGATCTTCACCGTCAACAACACCGCCACCTACACGCTGCGCGTACGCAATATCGGGCAGCAGCCCAGCGCAGGCGAGTACGTGGTGGAAGACCGCCTGCCGGCCGGCCTGACGCTGGCGGCGACGCCGGTGGGCGCGGGCTGGACCTGCACCGGCGCGCTCGGCGACGACCGTTTCCGCTGCGCGAGCAGCACGGTGATCGGCGCTGGCGTGACCTCGGCCGACACCATCGTCGCGTCGGTGCGCGTCGCGGCCACGGCCGCCACCGGTACGCCGGTGAACAACGCGGTGATCGTCGAGGGTGGTGGCGAGAACGAGTTCCGCACGCCGACGCCAGACGAACGCGCCGACTTCGAAGGCAACCCCGGCGACCTGCCAGTGTGCGATCCGGCGATCACGCAGAACGCCTGCCGCCTGCCGACGCCCGTGCAGTTGTCGGCATCCGTCTCGGGCACGGTGTGGTTCGACCAGGGCAGCGATTTCGGCCGCATCGACGGCGGCGACCGCCGCCTGTCCGGCTGGGTGGTCGAAGTCGTCAACGGCAATGGCCAGGTCGTCGGCACGACGACCACCGGCGCCGACGGCTCGTACTCGATCGCCGACCAGGTGCCGGGCATTCCGCTGAGCATCCGCTTCCGCGATCCGGCGACGGGCGTGGTGTGGGGCCTGCCGGTGAGTGGCGAGACGATCGCCGGTCCGCCGGTGCCTTGCGATGCCGCCAGCGCGATCGCCAATGGCACCGCCAGTTCCTGCCGCAGCAGCGATGGCGGAAGCACGCACCTGTCGGTGGTGCTGGCGCCGGGTGCGAACCTGCCGCAGCAGAGCCTGCCGCTGAATCCGGGCGGTGTGGTCTACGACGCGACCACGCGTACGCCGGTCCCCGGCTCGCGCGTCACCCTGACGCCGATCGGCACCTGTGCGGGTTACTCGCCCGAGCAGCACGTGCTGAACGCCGCGCTGGGCGGTTACACCGTGCAGGGCACGTCGGTATCCATGAGGGTAGGTGCGGAAGGCTTCTACCAGTTCCTGCTGGGGCCGGACGCGCCCGCATCGTGCCGCTTCCAGCTGGCGGTGACGCCGCCGGCCGGCTACACGTTCGAGTCCGGCATGATTCCGGCCGAGACCTCGCCGCTGACGCCGCCGTCCACGCCGGGCGAAGGCTATCCGGTGCAGACCAACGCGACCGCGCCGACCGGTCCGGTCGGGACGTCGACGACGTATTACCTGGAACTGACGCTGGGTTCGGGCGTCGCCGTGCCGGTGCACAACCACATCCCGCTGGATCCGCAGATCGCGCCGGGCCTGGTCATCACCAAGACCGGCGACCGCAAGACCGTGGAAGTGGGCGATAGCCTGGTCTACACGATCACCATCCGCCAGACCGCGGGTGCATCGATGGGCACGGTCAACGTAATCGACCGCCTGCCGCACGGCTTCACCTTCATCGATGGCACCGCGCGCGTCGACAACGCCGGCATCGCCAATCCGCTCGGCAAGCCGGGCCCGACGCTGGTGTTCGACGTCGGACCGCTCGCGGTCGGCCAGCAGAAGGTGCTGACGTATCGCGTGCGCGTGGGCGTCGGCAGCCAGCAGGGCGACGGCATCAACCGCGCGCGCGCCTGGGGCTGCTCGATCGACGGCGGCTGTGTGGATCCGACCACGCTGACGCCGTATCCGAACGGCGGCGTGGTGCCGTCCAATCCGGCCGAGTACCGCGTGATCGTCAGTGGTGGCGTGTTCGCCGACGAAGGCTGCGTACTGGGCAAGATCTTCGTGGACTGCAACGTCAACCACGTGCAGGACAAAGAAGAACTGGGCATCCCCGGTGTGCGCATGTACTTCGAGGACGGCACCTGGATGGTCAGCGACGTGGAAGGCAAGTACAGCTACTGCGGCCTGCCGCCGAAGAGCCACACGCTGAAGGTCGATCCGTCGACCCTGCCCGTGGGTTCGCGCCTGACCACCAGCAGCAACCGCAATCTGGGCGACGCGGACAGCTTGTTCATTGATCTCAAGAACGGCGAGCTGCATCGCGCCGACTTCATCGAAGGCAGCTGCTCCAACCCGGTGATCGAACAGGTGAAGGCGCGCCGCACGCAGGGCGAGATCCGCGCGCCGGAGACCGAGCGCAACCAACAGCCGTTGCGATTCGAGAGCAAGCCGGCACGCGCACCGCAGCAGGGCACCGATTCGGCCAACCAGCGGCCGATCGTCGACCCCAGGCCCACGACGAGTGGGCCGACAAGCACGGATGGCGCACGCAACGGGGAGATGCAGCCATGA